The sequence below is a genomic window from Cryobacterium arcticum.
CCCCAACGCCGAGCTGGCCCGCCGCGGGCTGATGGAACGCAAGGGCTTCCCCGAGTCGTACGACCGGCGTGCGCTGCTGCGCTTCGTCAGCGCGATCAAGAGCGGCGCCGCCGAGGTGCGCGCCCCGTTCTACTCGCACCTCAACTACGACATCGTGCCCGACGCGCAGGTGGTCGTGCGTCAGCCCGACATCCTGATCGTCGAGGGTCTCAACGTGCTGCAGCCGCCGGCGCCGGGCCACGGGCTCGCGGTCAGCGACCTGTTCGACTTCACCATCTACGTGGATGCGCGCACCTCCGACATCTCACGTTGGTACGAGGAGCGTTTCCTCGGGCTGCAGCGCGGGGCGTTCACCAACCCCAAGTCGTTCTTCCACCGGTTCGCCTCGCTCAGCGAGGACGAGGCCCGGGCGCGCGCCCGCACCATCTGGGGCACCATCAACGAGCCCAACCTGCTGCAGAACATCCGCCCCACGCGCTCCCGCGCCACACTGGTGCTGCGCAAGGACTCCGACCACACTGTCGACAAGGTGCTGCTCCGCAAGGTCTGACCCTGGCGGGCGCGGCTACGGTGGAGCTATGGATTTCGAGGTGCGCACGGGGCGGCTTCTTCTGCGGCGCTGGCTCGACAGCGACCGCGCGCCGTTCGCCGTGCTCAACGCGGATGCCGAGGTGATGCGCTTCTTCCCCGCTCCCCTCGACCGCGCCCAGAGTGACGGCCTCGCTGCACGCGCCGACGCGCTGTTCGACACGCACGGCTACGGGCTGTGGGCGCTCGAGCGACTGGACACCGGCGAGTTCATCGGCTTCACCGGTCTCGCTCCCCTGCCGGAGGGCATCCCCGGTGCCGGCGGCGTCGAAGTGGGGTGGCGGCTGGCGCCGACGGCATGGGGCCACGGCTTCGCCACCGAAGCAGCGATGGCGGCCCTGCGGTTCGGCTTCGACACCGTGGGGCTGGCCGAGGTGAACTCGATCACGGCGGTGGTCAACATCCGCTCACGGAAGGTCATGGAGCGGCTCGGGATGCGTCCGGCCGGCGAGTTCGACCACCCGCGGGTCGCCCCGGACTCGGCCCTGCGGCGACACGTGCGGTACCGTCTGCCCGCCGTCGGAAAGCCCGCCGAAACTGCCCTCACCGACCCGTCCGGCGGTCGGGACGGCGCAAACTGACAGTCGTCACGAACCGTCAGAATTTTCGCAGCAGGCGCTCAGACCGCCCGTTCTAGGCTTGTTCAGTTGTGCCTGCCACCCCGCGGCGGCGGCACGCCGACGACCGATGAAAGGTACAAAATTGTCCTCTGACCAGTACACCTTCGAAGACCCGTCCAAGAAGTACGCCGACATCGATACCACCGCGCAGTCCCAGAAGGGCGCCGGGCTGGACGCCAAACTGAACAACACCGCTGACCGCGGGGAGACCTCCTACCGCGGCTCCGGGCGCCTCACCGGACGCAAGGCCCTCATCACCGGAGGCGACTCCGGCATCGGCGCCGCCGTCGCCATCGCGTTCGCCCGCGAAGGGGCGGATGTGGCCATCTCCTACCTCCCCGAGGAGGAAGAGGACGCCAAGAAGATCGTCGCGCTCATCGAGGAGGCCGGCCGCACCGCCGTCGCCCTGCCCGGCGACCTGACCGACTCCGCCTTCTGCCGCGAGATCATCGGCAGCGCGGTCGACGGGCTCGGCGGCCTGGACATCCTGGTGAACAATGCCGGCAAGCAGCAGCATGTGGAGGACCTGCTCGAGCTCAGCGACGAGCAGTTCGACGAGACCTTCAAGACGAACGTCTACGCCATGTTCTGGCTCACCAAGGCGGCCCTGCCGCACCTCAAGCCGGGCTCGAGCATCATCAACACCACCTCGATCCAGGCCTACTCCCCCTCGGAGAACCTGGTGGACTACGCCTCCACGAAGGCCACGATCAACGCGTTCACCAAGGCGCTCGGTCAGCAACTGGCGCCGAAGGGCATCCGGGTCAACGCCGTGGCACCCGGACCGATCTGGACGCCGCTGCAGACCGCGGGCGGCCAGCCCACCGAGGAGCTGCCCGAGTTCGGCGAGCAGACCCCGCTGGGGCGTCCCGGCCAGCCGGCCGAGCTGGCCCCGGCCTATGTCTTCCTCGCGTCGGGTGAATCCAGCTACGTCATCGGCGAGACGTTGAACGTGAACGGCGGCATGCCCACGCCGTAACGGCAGCAGGACGGATGCGGGCGGTCAGGTTCTCCTGGCCGCCCGCTTTTTGCGCTCCCAGGGCTCGACCGACGCGACGGCCGAGACCAGCGCGACCCATACGGCGATCGAGCTTGTCGAAATCCCGCAACCCGAACGCGCACACACCACCCCGCACCAGGTCTCGACAAGCTCGACCGACGAGACGGGAACGAACGCAAACCCGGTCACGAGGTCTCGACAAGCTCGACCGACGCAACGGCCGAGACCGGCGCAACCCATACGGCGATCGAGCTTGTCGAGATCACGCGAGCCGAACGCGCGCGCGACGACCCTCACCAGGTCTCGACAGGCTCGACCGACGCAACGGCCGAGACCGGCGCAACCCATACGGCGATCGAGCTTGTCGAGATCACGCGAGCCGAACGCGTACGCGACGACCCTCACGAGGTCTCGACAGGCTCGACCGACGAGACGGGAACGGACGCAGACCCGGTCACGAGGTCTCGACAAGCTCGACCGACGCAACGGCCGAGACCGCCGAGACCAACGCAACGGGCGAGACGGGCGCGACCCTTGCGGTGATCGAGCTTGTCGAGATCCCTCGAGCCGAGCGCGGGAGCGGGGGTGTCTAGGCGACGGGCAGGGCCAGGCGGGACTGTACGACCTCGGCCAGGGCGTGGGCCAGGCGGTCGGCGGTGGGCTGGTCGGCGGCTTCCACCATGACCCGCACCATCGGCTCGGTGCCGGAGGGACGCAGCAGCACCCGGCCGGTGTCACCGAGTTCGAGCTCGGCGTCGCGTATGGCCTGGGCGATGACCTCGTCGCCGGCGAGGGCGTGGTGGTCCACGCCGCGCACGTTCACGAGGATCTGCGGGAACACCGTCATGACGCTGGCCAGCTCGGCCAGGCTCTTGCCGGTGCGCGCCATCTCGGCCACGAGGTGCAGGCCGGTGAGGATGCCGTCGCCGGTGGTGGCGAACTTCGTCATGATGACGTGCCCGCTCTGCTCGCCGCCGAGCGAGAGCCCGTGGGCGTCGAGTTCCTCGAGCACGTAGCGGTCGCCCACCTTCGACTCGATCATGCTGATGCCATTGGCGGCCATGGCCTTCTTGAGGCCGAGGTTGCTCATCACCGTCGCCACCAGGGTGTTGTCGGTGAGCACGCCGCGTTCGGCCATCGACACGGCCAGGATCGCCATGATCTGGTCGCCGTCGACGATGTTGCCGTCGCGGTCCACGGCCAGGCAGCGGTCGGCGTCGCCGTCGTGGGCGATACCCACGTCGGCGCCGTGCTCGAGCACCGCGCGGGCGAGGTTGTCGAGGTGGGTCGAGCCCACCCCGTCGTTGATGTTGAGGCCGTCGGGGTCGGCGCCGATGACGGTGACGCGGGCGCCGGCATCCGTGAAGACCTGCGGCGAGACGCCGGCGGCGGCGCCATGGGCGCAGTCGAGCACCACGTGGATGCCGTCGAGCCGGTGCGGCAGGGTGCCGAGCAGGTGCACGACGTAGCGGTCCTCGGCGTCGGCGAAGCGGCGGATGCGGCCCACGTCACCGGCGATCGGGGTGAGCAGCTGGTCGCCGGCGGCGAGAACCGCCTCGATACGGTCCTCCACGTCGTCGGGAAGCTTGGTGCCGCCGAAGGCGAAGAACTTGATGCCGTTGTCGGGCGCAGGGTTGTGCGAGGCGGAGATCATCACGCCGAAGTCTGCGCCGATGTCGGCGATGAGGAACGCGGCGGCGGGCGTCGGGATGACGCCGGCGTCCAACACGTCTACGCCGGAGCTGGCCAAGCCTGCTGCAACGGCGGAGGTGATGAATTCACCGGAAATACGGGGGTCGCGAGCGACCACGGCGACGGGGCGACGGCCCTGTGCGCGGCGGAGCTCAGCGCGGCGGCCCGAGGTGAGCACCACGGCGCTCGCCTGGGCGAGGCCCAGGGCCAGGCCAGCCGTGAGATCACGGTTAGCCAGGCCCCGGACGCCGTCCGTGCCGAATAGTCGAGCCATATGAGTGCGAACTCGACTAACGGGTTAGCGCTTCGAGAACTGAGGCGCCTTGCGGGCCTTCTTGAGTCCGGCCTTCTTGCGCTCCTTGACGCGAGCGTCACGGTTGAGGAAGCCGGCCTTCTTGAGGATCGCGCGGTTGTTCTCTTCGTCGATCTGGTTCAGCGAGCGAGCGATGCCGAGGCGCAGCGCGCCGGCCTGGCCGGACGGGCCACCACCGGTGATGCGGGCGATGACGTCGTAGCTGCCGAGCAGGTCGAGGACCTTGAACGGGTCGTTGATGAGCTGCTGGTGGAGCTTGTTCGGGAAGTAGTCGTCGAGCTCGCGCCCGTTGACGACGATCTTGCCGGCGCCCGGGACGATGCGCACGCGGGCGATGGCCTGCTTGCGACGGCCCACGGCTGCGCCGGGAACGTTGAGGACGGCGCGGGGCGCCTTGGTTGCTGCTTCAGCGGGAGTCTCGGTGGAGTAACTCTCGGGAGCTGCGTCAATCTGGTCTGCGATCTTCGCCACGATGGTGTGAATCCTTTTTTCTTAGATATCGAGAAGTCTGGGGGCCGACGCTACTGAGCGACCTGGCTGAGGGTGTACGGCTTGGGCTGCTGCGCAGCGTGCGGGTGCTGCGGGCCTTCGTAGACCTTGAGCTTCAGCAGCTGTGCACGGCCGAGCGAGTTCTTCGGCAGCATGCCGCGAATCGCCTTCTCAACCGCACGGGTGGGGTGCTTCTCGAGCATCTCCGCGTAGGTGGTAGCCGTCAGGCCGCCCGGGTAACCGGAGTGGCGGTAGGCCTTCTTCTGCTCGAGCTTCGCGCCGGTGAGGGCGATCTTCTCGGCGTTGATGATGATGACGAAGTCGCCACCGTCCATGTGGGGGGAGAAGGTCGCCTTGTGCTTGCCGCGAAGGAGAATCGCGGCGTGGCTGGCGAGCCGACCCAGAATGATGTCGGTGGCATCGATGACGACCCAGTCGTGCTGGAGTTCGCTTGCCTTGGGAGTATAAGTGCGCGTCACTGTTGTGCTGCTTTCTTGTTCGAACGGAGGTGTTCGTGAATCCCGCTCCGGGTGTGTTCTCGAGGAGAACACGATCGATGGAGGGCTCACGTTCGCGGGCCTGGCTGCAACGCTCAGACACCAAAGGTCAACACTAGTTCACCGGGTAACTGCGGCACAACTCCGCAGACCAGATCCGTGCGAACTCACTCGTCTTCGGGCAGCTCCCGGCGCGCCCGCGTCTGCGCGGCACGGATGGCCATACCCGCGTCCTCCGGGTAGCCCACCTCCATGAGGGTGAGCCCATGTGCCTGCATCACCTTGAACTCGCTGGTGCGGGCGCGCTCGATGCGCAGGTCCACCAGGCGGGTGCCCACGAGTTTGCCCTCGCCCACCGATACGCAGGCGCCCACGAGCGCGCGCACCATCGAGTGGCAGAATGCGTCGGCCTGCACCGTCGCCACGAGCACCCCGTCGGGGTCGCGCCGCCAGTCGAAGGACTGCAGGGTGCGGATGGTCGTGGCCCCCGGCCGCGGCTTGCAGTAGGTGGCGAAATCGTGCAGCCCGATCAGGGTGGCCGCGGCCTCCTGCATCGCGGGAAGGTCGAGGGCGAAGCCGTGCCAGGTGGTGCGCATCCGTTGCAGCGGGTCGTGCAGCGCCTGGGTGTCGGCGATGCGGTATTCGTAGCGGCGCCAGAGCGCGGAGAAGCGCGCGTCGAACCCGGGGGGTGCGATGGTGGCGCTGCGGATCACGATCTCGGGCTGGGTGACCAGGATGCCGCCAAGTCGGCGCTGCACCATCGACGCCAGCTCGTTGGGGTACCGGGGGGTGCCCCGACCCCGCTTGACGCGCACGAGGCTGTCGACCTGGTCGGCATTGAGGTCAAAGTGGGCCACCTGGCCCAGAGCGTGCACGCCGGAGTCGGTGCGCCCGGCGACCACGAGGTCCGGCGTGGGCTGGTGCCGTTTCAGGATGGCACCCAGGCCCTCCTCGATCTGGCCCTGGATGGTCTTGTAGCCGGGCTGGCGGGCCCAGCCAAAGAAGCCCGTGCCGTCGTACGCCACGTCGAGGCGGATGCGCGTGGAGCCGGGTTCGGGCATCGAATCGGACGGCTCCGCGAGCGCGCCATCCGGGTTGAGGTCCGTCAGCACCGGCAGCGGAAGGCCGTCTACGGGCTCGGGAAAACTCACAGAGGTCAGTGTAGAGGCCCGGCCGGGTTATCGTAGGACGGGCCTTCGACGGGCCCCCCTCGCTATGACCAGTACTTTCCGCACGGACCCCCACTCCCCCGCCACAGCCCTCTCCGCAGCCGGGTCAGACCCGGCATCCGGTGCCACCGGCGCCGCGGGAGTCGCAGGCCTCACCGGGCCGGGCCGTCGCCGCCTCAGCGGCCTCGACGGACTCCGGGGCCTCGCCGTGGCTCTCGTCGTGGTCTACCACCTGTTCCCGCCGGCGCTTCGCGGCGGTTTCATCGGCGTGGACATCTTCTTCGTGATCAGCGGCTTTCTCATCACCGGGCTGATCGTGGCCGAGCGGGACAGCACCGGCCGGTTCTCTCCGCGCCGGTTCTGGCTGCACCGGGCCCGCCGGTTGATCCCCGCGCTGGTGCCGCTGGTGCTCGTGGCATGCACGACGGCCTGGCTGATCGGCGGCGACGTTCTGGTGGGCCTCGGCTGGAAGCTGCTCGGCACTGCGACGTTCAGCTACAACTGGGTGTCCCTGACCGCGCACACCAGCTACTTCGACTCCGGCCAACCGGAGCTCTTCCGCAACCTCTGGTCTCTCGCGGTGGAGGAACAGTTCTACCTGCTCTGGCCGCTCATCCTCCTGCTGCTGCTGCGCCTGCGCAGCCCGGGCCTCCGCCTGGCCCTCGTGGCCGCGCTCGCGCTGGCCTCGGCCGCGTGGATGGGCGTCGGCTTCCAGCCCGGCAGCGACCCCACCCGGGTCTACTACGGCTCCGACACGCACAGCTTCGGCCTGCTGATCGGTGCTTGCCTGGCCCTGCTGCTGCGCCCCCGGCCCGCCCCTTCGGCGAGTCAGCCCCCTCTGGTGCGCTCGAACGCCAAGATCGCTCCGCAGGCCGGTCCGCGCCCCGATGACCTCGGCCCCGGCCGCACGCCGCTCCGACGGTCCCTCGCCGCCGCCCGCCCCTGGTGGGGTGCGGGCGCCGTAGCGGGCCTCCTCGCCGCTGCGATCTGGCTACCCGACAACTCCGCCGTCACCTACCGCGGCGGCCTCCTGCTGGTCTCCCTGCTCAGCGCCGTGGTCATCTGGGCGGCCATCGCCGACGGTCGGTTCGGACGGATGCTCGACTCCGCTCCCCTGCGCTACCTCGGCGAGCGGTCCTACGGCCTCTACCTCTGGCACTGGCCGCTGCTGGTGCTCGTGCAGCTCTGGGCACCCGTCGGCCCCGGCCCCTGGAGCACCGTGGGCACCGGACTCATCACCCTGGGGCTCGCCCTCACCGCCGCCGCGCTCTCGTACCGCTGGCTGGAGACTCCGATCCGCCGCCTCGGCCTGCGCGGCGCGCTCCGCCGGCTGCGCGCCTGGGCCCCTCGCCCCACCACCGCGCCCCTCGGCGCGGGCCCGGTGGCGGTCGTTCCGGGACGCCGTCGGCCGCGGGCAACCCTCGTGGGCGCCGCCCTCGTGACGGTGCTGCTGGTGGCGGGCACCGCCGCATCCGTGCTCACGGCGCCATCGATGACCTCCGCGCAGGCCGAGGTGCTGCGCGGCCAGCAGGCGCTCGACCGGGCGGCCGAGGCCGCCGAGGCTCAGGCCGCTGCCGCTGCCGCCGCGCAGGCCGCTGGGGTGGCCGCTGAAGCCACCCGCGGCTCGACCATCACCGCGGTCGGCGACTCGGTCATGCTGGCGTCCGCGGCCGAGCTGCAGGCGGAGTTCCCCGGCATCGCGATCGACGCGCAGGTGTCCCGTGGCATGGACGCCGCGCCGGAGATCCTCGCCGCGCAGCGCGACGCCGGCACCCTGCGCCCGGTGGTGGTCGTGGGTCTGGGCACCAACGGCCCGATCTCCCAGACCGAGCTCGCCGACATCATGCGCTCCATCGGACCGAGCCGCGAACTCATCGTGGTCAACGCCTTCGCCGACCGGGACTGGACCCCGGGCGTCAACGCCGAGCTGGCGGACTTCTCGGCGCACCGCGCCCGCGTCGCCCTGGCCGACTGGAGTGCCGCGATCGCCCCGCACGTGGACGTGCTCGCCGACGACGGCATCCACCCCGGCCCCACCGGTGGCGCGATCTACGCCGACGCCGTGGCGGCCGCGCTCGACAGCCTGGCGGGTGCGCCGCAGGCCCCGGTGCCGGGCCCAGACACCCTGCAGGCCTTCCGCCCGCAGCCCCGCTAGCCTCTCCCCCACGGCCCCAAGCCCGACAGCCGCCGTGCCGCAGGCTCCTTAGCCTTCGCTGCACCGCCTGTCGGCGACCGCGCCCGCTATAGCGGGCGCGGTCACCCACCAGAGGTGCGGTGAACGCATCCGGGCACACAAAAAGGGCCCGACCGAAGTCGGGCCCTTTCAGGTACTACAGGTTCAGCAGATGACGCTGATGCTACTTGGCTTCCTCAGCGGATGCCTCGGCAGCGTCGGCCTCAACGGTCTCAGCTTCGACAGCGTCGGCTTCGACAACCTCAGCCTCGGGGGCTTCGGTCTCTTCGACGACGGGCTCGGCGACCGGCGCGGACGCCTTCGCGGAAGCCTTGTTCGACTTCACCTTGGGCGTGACGGGCTCGAGAACGAGCTCCATCTGCACCATGGAGGCGTTGTCGCCCTTGCGGAAGCCGAGCTTCGTGATGCGGGTGTAGCCGCCATCGCGGAGCGCAACCTGGGGCGCGATCTCGGTGAAGAGCTCGTGCACGACGGTCTTGTCGCCGATCGTCGCGAGAACGCGACGACGAGCGTGCAGGTCGCCACGCTTGGCGAAAGTCACCAGGCGCTCGGCAACCGGACGCAGGCGCTTGGCGCGCGTCTCGGTCGTCTTGATGGACTTGTGGGTGAACAGGCTGGCGGCCAGGTTCGCGAGCATGAGGCGCTCGTGCGCCGGTCCGCCACCGAGACGGGCTCCCTTAGTGGGCTTAGGCATTATCGGTAATCTCCAGTATCAAAGTCGAAAGGCGTCGAGGAACGACGAGCCTTAGATGGTTTCTTCGTCGTAGCCGCTGTAGAAGTGCGCACCGTCAAAGCCGGGCACAGAATCCTTCAGTGACAGGCCAAGCTCAACGAGCTTGTCCTTGACCTCATCCACCGACTTCTGTCCGAAGTTGCGGATGTTCATCAGCTGGGTCTCCGAGAGGGCGACCAGTTCGCTGACGTTGTTGATGCCTTCGCGCTTGAGGCAGTTGTACGAGCGCACGGACAGATCGAGGTCTTCGATCGGCACGGACAGCTCGGTCGAGAGAACGGCGTCGACCGGCGCGGGGCCGATCTCAATGCCCTCGGCGGCCGTGTTGAGCTCGCGGGCCAGACCGAACAGCTCGGTCAGCGTGCGACCGGCGGATGCGATGGCGTCGCGAGGCGAGATAGCCGACTTGGTCTCCACGTCAACGACGAGGCGGTCGAAGTCGGTGCGCTCACCGGCACGAGTTGCCTCGACACGGTAGGTCACCTTGAGAACCGGCGAGTAGATCGAGTCGACCGGAATCTGGCCGGCCTCGGAGTACTCGTTGCGGTTCTGGGTAGCCGACACGTAACCACGGCCACGCTCGATGGTCAGTTCAAGTTCGAACTTGGCCTTGTCGTTCAGGGTCGCGATGACGAGCTCGGGGTTGTGAACCTCCACGCCGGCCGGAGCCGAGATGTCGGCAGCGGTGACCTGGCCGGAGCCCTGCTTGCGCAGGTACGCGGTGATCGGCTCGTCGTGCTCGCTCGAGATGACGAGTCCCTTGATGTTCAGGATGATCTCGGTGACATCTTCCTTGACCCCGGGAACGGTGCTGAATTCGTGAAGCACTCCATCGATGCGGATGCTGGTGACAGCAGCGCCGGGAATCGAGGAAAGCAGGGTGCGGCGCATCGAGTTACCGAGGGTGTAGCCGAAGCCGGGCTCGAGCGGTTCGATGACGAACCGGGACCGGAACTCCGAGATGTTCTCTTCGGTGAGCGTGGGGCGCTGTGCGATAAGCACTATTGATTCCTTTCGGCGAAGTGTCCGCTATATGACACTTAGTGGCGAGTTGTTAAGTTGTGAGACTCGACGGGGTGGCTGGCCGCCCTGTCGCGGTGAACGGCGAGTGAGCCTGCCCGGATCTTTCGACCCAGACAAGCCCAATCGCCAGTCACTGAAAGGAATTAAACGCGGCGGCGCTTCGGGGGACGGCAACCGTTGTGAGCCTGGGGCGTCACGTCGTTGATCGAACCAACTTCGAGGCCGGCAGCCTGCAGCGAACGGATAGCCGTTTCGCGGCCGGAGCCCGGTCCCTTGACGAAGACGTCAACCTTCTTCATGCCGTGCTCCTGCGCCTGGCGGGCAGCCGACTCGGCGGCCAGCTGAGCGGCGAACGGGGTCGACTTGCGCGAACCCTTGAAGCCGACTCCACCTGAGGACGCCCAGCTGATGACTGCACCGGTGGTGTCAGTGATCGAGACGATGGTGTTGTTGAACGTGGACTTGATGTGAGCCTGGCCCACAACAATGTTCTTCTTTTCTTTCTTACGCGGCTTCCGTACGGCCGACTTGGGTGCTGCCATGATTTCTCCTGAATCCTAGAGGCGAGACGGGCTAGGCGAGGCCTAGCGCGCCTTCTTCTTGCCGGCTACGGTGCGCTTCGGGCCCTTGCGGGTGCGAGCGTTGGTCTTGGTGCGCTGGCCGCGAACGGGCAGGCCCTTGCGGTGACGAATACCTTCGTAGCTACCGATCTCGACCTTGCGGCGGATGTCAGCGGCGATCTCGCGTCGAAGGTCACCCTCGATCTTGAAGGTTCCTTCGATGTAGTCGCGGAGCTGGACGAGCTGCTCGTCAGTCAGGTCCTTGACGCGAATGTTTCCATCGATCTCGACGTCGGCGAGGGTCTTGAGGGCCCTCGTACGGCCAACACCGAAAATGTAAGTAAGTGCAACTTCCACGCGCTTATCGCGCGGAATGTCTACGCCGGCTAGACGTGCCATTGTGGCTTCTCCTGTGGGATGAGTGGAGGTCTGTAACAGTG
It includes:
- the glmM gene encoding phosphoglucosamine mutase gives rise to the protein MARLFGTDGVRGLANRDLTAGLALGLAQASAVVLTSGRRAELRRAQGRRPVAVVARDPRISGEFITSAVAAGLASSGVDVLDAGVIPTPAAAFLIADIGADFGVMISASHNPAPDNGIKFFAFGGTKLPDDVEDRIEAVLAAGDQLLTPIAGDVGRIRRFADAEDRYVVHLLGTLPHRLDGIHVVLDCAHGAAAGVSPQVFTDAGARVTVIGADPDGLNINDGVGSTHLDNLARAVLEHGADVGIAHDGDADRCLAVDRDGNIVDGDQIMAILAVSMAERGVLTDNTLVATVMSNLGLKKAMAANGISMIESKVGDRYVLEELDAHGLSLGGEQSGHVIMTKFATTGDGILTGLHLVAEMARTGKSLAELASVMTVFPQILVNVRGVDHHALAGDEVIAQAIRDAELELGDTGRVLLRPSGTEPMVRVMVEAADQPTADRLAHALAEVVQSRLALPVA
- the rplQ gene encoding 50S ribosomal protein L17, with protein sequence MPKPTKGARLGGGPAHERLMLANLAASLFTHKSIKTTETRAKRLRPVAERLVTFAKRGDLHARRRVLATIGDKTVVHELFTEIAPQVALRDGGYTRITKLGFRKGDNASMVQMELVLEPVTPKVKSNKASAKASAPVAEPVVEETEAPEAEVVEADAVEAETVEADAAEASAEEAK
- a CDS encoding DNA-directed RNA polymerase subunit alpha, which codes for MLIAQRPTLTEENISEFRSRFVIEPLEPGFGYTLGNSMRRTLLSSIPGAAVTSIRIDGVLHEFSTVPGVKEDVTEIILNIKGLVISSEHDEPITAYLRKQGSGQVTAADISAPAGVEVHNPELVIATLNDKAKFELELTIERGRGYVSATQNRNEYSEAGQIPVDSIYSPVLKVTYRVEATRAGERTDFDRLVVDVETKSAISPRDAIASAGRTLTELFGLARELNTAAEGIEIGPAPVDAVLSTELSVPIEDLDLSVRSYNCLKREGINNVSELVALSETQLMNIRNFGQKSVDEVKDKLVELGLSLKDSVPGFDGAHFYSGYDEETI
- the coaA gene encoding type I pantothenate kinase, whose product is MSEPLVSPGNTGHSTPFVELDRAVWASLAPSTRLPLRETEVVQLRGLGEPLDINEVSDVYLPLSRLLNLYAAGARKLHRDTSDFLGERAGATPFVIGVAGSVAVGKSTIARLLRELLARWEDTPRVELVTTDGFLFPNAELARRGLMERKGFPESYDRRALLRFVSAIKSGAAEVRAPFYSHLNYDIVPDAQVVVRQPDILIVEGLNVLQPPAPGHGLAVSDLFDFTIYVDARTSDISRWYEERFLGLQRGAFTNPKSFFHRFASLSEDEARARARTIWGTINEPNLLQNIRPTRSRATLVLRKDSDHTVDKVLLRKV
- a CDS encoding glucose 1-dehydrogenase, coding for MKGTKLSSDQYTFEDPSKKYADIDTTAQSQKGAGLDAKLNNTADRGETSYRGSGRLTGRKALITGGDSGIGAAVAIAFAREGADVAISYLPEEEEDAKKIVALIEEAGRTAVALPGDLTDSAFCREIIGSAVDGLGGLDILVNNAGKQQHVEDLLELSDEQFDETFKTNVYAMFWLTKAALPHLKPGSSIINTTSIQAYSPSENLVDYASTKATINAFTKALGQQLAPKGIRVNAVAPGPIWTPLQTAGGQPTEELPEFGEQTPLGRPGQPAELAPAYVFLASGESSYVIGETLNVNGGMPTP
- the rplM gene encoding 50S ribosomal protein L13 → MTRTYTPKASELQHDWVVIDATDIILGRLASHAAILLRGKHKATFSPHMDGGDFVIIINAEKIALTGAKLEQKKAYRHSGYPGGLTATTYAEMLEKHPTRAVEKAIRGMLPKNSLGRAQLLKLKVYEGPQHPHAAQQPKPYTLSQVAQ
- the rpsK gene encoding 30S ribosomal protein S11 translates to MAAPKSAVRKPRKKEKKNIVVGQAHIKSTFNNTIVSITDTTGAVISWASSGGVGFKGSRKSTPFAAQLAAESAARQAQEHGMKKVDVFVKGPGSGRETAIRSLQAAGLEVGSINDVTPQAHNGCRPPKRRRV
- the rpsI gene encoding 30S ribosomal protein S9 encodes the protein MAKIADQIDAAPESYSTETPAEAATKAPRAVLNVPGAAVGRRKQAIARVRIVPGAGKIVVNGRELDDYFPNKLHQQLINDPFKVLDLLGSYDVIARITGGGPSGQAGALRLGIARSLNQIDEENNRAILKKAGFLNRDARVKERKKAGLKKARKAPQFSKR
- a CDS encoding GNAT family N-acetyltransferase — encoded protein: MDFEVRTGRLLLRRWLDSDRAPFAVLNADAEVMRFFPAPLDRAQSDGLAARADALFDTHGYGLWALERLDTGEFIGFTGLAPLPEGIPGAGGVEVGWRLAPTAWGHGFATEAAMAALRFGFDTVGLAEVNSITAVVNIRSRKVMERLGMRPAGEFDHPRVAPDSALRRHVRYRLPAVGKPAETALTDPSGGRDGAN
- the truA gene encoding tRNA pseudouridine(38-40) synthase TruA, coding for MSFPEPVDGLPLPVLTDLNPDGALAEPSDSMPEPGSTRIRLDVAYDGTGFFGWARQPGYKTIQGQIEEGLGAILKRHQPTPDLVVAGRTDSGVHALGQVAHFDLNADQVDSLVRVKRGRGTPRYPNELASMVQRRLGGILVTQPEIVIRSATIAPPGFDARFSALWRRYEYRIADTQALHDPLQRMRTTWHGFALDLPAMQEAAATLIGLHDFATYCKPRPGATTIRTLQSFDWRRDPDGVLVATVQADAFCHSMVRALVGACVSVGEGKLVGTRLVDLRIERARTSEFKVMQAHGLTLMEVGYPEDAGMAIRAAQTRARRELPEDE
- a CDS encoding acyltransferase family protein — protein: MTSTFRTDPHSPATALSAAGSDPASGATGAAGVAGLTGPGRRRLSGLDGLRGLAVALVVVYHLFPPALRGGFIGVDIFFVISGFLITGLIVAERDSTGRFSPRRFWLHRARRLIPALVPLVLVACTTAWLIGGDVLVGLGWKLLGTATFSYNWVSLTAHTSYFDSGQPELFRNLWSLAVEEQFYLLWPLILLLLLRLRSPGLRLALVAALALASAAWMGVGFQPGSDPTRVYYGSDTHSFGLLIGACLALLLRPRPAPSASQPPLVRSNAKIAPQAGPRPDDLGPGRTPLRRSLAAARPWWGAGAVAGLLAAAIWLPDNSAVTYRGGLLLVSLLSAVVIWAAIADGRFGRMLDSAPLRYLGERSYGLYLWHWPLLVLVQLWAPVGPGPWSTVGTGLITLGLALTAAALSYRWLETPIRRLGLRGALRRLRAWAPRPTTAPLGAGPVAVVPGRRRPRATLVGAALVTVLLVAGTAASVLTAPSMTSAQAEVLRGQQALDRAAEAAEAQAAAAAAAQAAGVAAEATRGSTITAVGDSVMLASAAELQAEFPGIAIDAQVSRGMDAAPEILAAQRDAGTLRPVVVVGLGTNGPISQTELADIMRSIGPSRELIVVNAFADRDWTPGVNAELADFSAHRARVALADWSAAIAPHVDVLADDGIHPGPTGGAIYADAVAAALDSLAGAPQAPVPGPDTLQAFRPQPR
- the rpsM gene encoding 30S ribosomal protein S13, which codes for MARLAGVDIPRDKRVEVALTYIFGVGRTRALKTLADVEIDGNIRVKDLTDEQLVQLRDYIEGTFKIEGDLRREIAADIRRKVEIGSYEGIRHRKGLPVRGQRTKTNARTRKGPKRTVAGKKKAR